Genomic DNA from Phycicoccus sp. M110.8:
CCGCGCTCACGACGGGCACGCCCTTCGGGGCGGTGGTCACCTCCGCGTACGCGACCCCCGTCTCGTCCACAACCTTCAGTTGACCTTGAGGGTTCTTGACGACGAGGAAGGGCACGCGCGGGCTGGCGTGGATGACCAGGGTGCTGGGCCACGAGCGCTCGATCGAGACGTCGGCGAGCGTGGCTCGCTCGGCCACCCGGGCTGCGACGCCACGGGTGTCCACCCGCGCCAGCGGCTCCCCCATCGGGACCTTCGCGAGGGCCGTGATCGGCGCGACCTCCGCCTCCGGCACCCCCACGACCTCGACGCTGCGCACCGCCAGCACGGGGCTCCAGGCGACCAGCCACACCAGCAGTGCGACGACGGCGACGGCCCCCGCGGCATACCCCCACAGGCGCAGCGGGCGGCGCCGCGCGAACGTGGCGCGCTGCTGGAACCGGTCGCGCGACGAGGCCAGGCCGCGCGGCGTGCTGCGACCGCTCATCCCTGCGCGAGGACCCGCAGGACCTCGGGGCCGATCATGGTCACGTCGCCGGCGCCCACGGTGAGGACGAGGTCGCCGTCGGCCGCGAGGCCGGCCACCACCTGCGGCACGGCGGTCCACGAGGAGACCACCCGCACGTCCGCCCCGGGCTCGAGGTCGAGCAGGGCGTCGGCCACCAGCTGGGAGGAGACGCCGGGGACCGGGTCCTCGCGCGCGGCGTACACGTCCATGAGGACGACGGCGTCCGCCGGGCGCAGCGCGGCCGCGAACTCGCGGGCGAAGTCGCGGGTCCGGGAGAACAGGTGGGGCTGGAACACGACGACCAGACGGCCCTGCCCGTCGACCAGGTCGCGCCCGGTCGAGACGACCGCTGCCACCTTGCCCGGGTTGTGCGCGTAGTCGTCGACGACCGTCACGCCCGCCGCCGACCCCTTGGGCTCGAACCGCCGGCGGGTGCCGGTGAAGCCGAAGAGCCCGTCGAGCACCCGGGTCGGGTCCTGGCCCAGCCCCTCGACGGCGACGGTGTACGCCGCGGCGGCGTTGAGCAGGTTGTGCCGGCCCGGGATGTTGACCCGCAGCACCCGCGGCTCGCCGTCGGGGCCGGTGAGGGTCGCCCGGGCCATGAGGCCGCGGAACGTCTCCTGCCCCAGGACGACGTCCGCCTGCGGCGACCAGCCGTAGGTCAGGACGCGGGTGCCCGCCGCCCGGGCCTGCTCGGCGAGCCGGCGGGACCCCTCGTCGTCCTCGCACGCCACGAGCAGGCCGCCGGGCAGCACCGACGCAGCGAACTCGGCGTACGCGTCCTGCACGCGCTCGAAGGTGCCGTAGAAGTCGAGGTGGTCCGGCTGCACGTTGGTGACCACGGCGACCTCGGGGCGGTAGACGAGGAACGAGCCGTCGCTCTCGTCGGCCTCGGCGACGAAGACGTCGCCGGTGCCCCAGTGCGCGTTGGTGCCGTGCTTGGCCAGCTCTCCCCCGGCCGCGAACGAGGGGTCGATGCCGCAGTGCTGCAGCGCGACGGTGAGCATGGAGGTCGTGGTCGTCTTGCCGTTGGCCCCCGCCACCGCGACCCGGCGCGAGCCGGCCATCGTCGAGGCCAGCGCCTGCGAGCGGTGCAGCACGCGCAGGCCGCGATCCCGGGCGGCGGCGAGCTCGATGTTGGTCTCGCGGATGGCCGAGGAGATGACCACCGTGTCGACGCCTTCGAGGTGGGCCGGGTCGTGCCCGACGTGCACGTCGGCGCCCTCGGCCGCCAGCGCCGCGAGCACCGGCGACTCCTTGGCGTCGGACCCGCTGACGCGGGTGCCCCGGGCGAGCATCACCCGCGCGACCCCGGACATGCCCGAGCCGCCGATGGCGATGAAGTGGACGGCTCCGAGCTCCTCGAGCGGCGGCACCGGCTCGGTGAAGTCGAAGCGGGCGTTCTGGCCGTTCACTGCCGGCCCTCCAGCGACTCGGCGTACGCGGCCTCGACCATGTCGGCGAGCAGCTCGTCGGCGCCGCGCTCCCCCACCGAGGCGGCAGCAGCGGCCATCGCGTCGACGCGCGCGCGGTCGGTCAGCAGCGGCAGCAGGGCCGAGTCGACCCACTCGGGGGTGGCCTGGGTGTCGTCGACGAGGAGGCCACCACCGGCGGCGACGACGTCGGCGGCGTTGAAGCGCTGCTCGCCGTTGCCGATCGGCAGCGGGACGTAGACGGCAGGCAGCCCCACCGCAGTCAGCTCGCACACGGTGTTGGCACCGGCGCGCGCGACGACGAGGTCGGCCGCGGCATACGCGAGGTCCATGCGGTCGGTGTAGGGGGCCACGACGTACGGCGGTCCCTCGCCCTCCAGGACCGGCGTGAACTCCTTGCCGGCGCCCGTCAGGTGCAGCACCTGCACCCCGGATGCGCGCAGCTGCGCAGCACGGGCCTCGAACGTGGCGTTGAGGCGCTGGGCCCCCAGCGAACCACCGGTGACCAGGAGGGTGGGCCAGTGGTCGTCGAGCCCGAAGTGCGCGAGCCCCTCGGCTCGCGATACCGCCCGGTCGAGGTGGGCGATCTCGGGACGCAGCGGCATGCCGATCGCGGTGGCGTGGGCCAGGCGGGTACTCGGGAAGGTCGTGGCGACGTGGGTCGTCATCCGCGCCCCGACGCGGTTCGCCAGGCCGGGACGGGCGTTCTGCTCGTGCACGACGACCGGCACGTGGCACCGCCGCGCGGCGAGGTATGCCGGTGTCGACACGTAGCCGCCGAAGCCGACGACCACCTGGGCGCCGGTCTCCTCGATGGCGCGCTCGGCGGCGCGAACGGCCCCGCGCAGGTTCGTGGGCAGGCGCAGCAGGTCACCGGAGGGCTTGCGCGGTAGCGGCACCTTCGGGACGGTCAGGAGGCGGTAGCCGCGGTCGGGGACGAGGCGGGACTCCAGCCCGGTCTCGGTGCCGAGCGCGGTGACGGTGAGGTCGGGGTGGCGCCGGCGCAGGCAGTCGGCCAGGGCCAGCAGCGGGGAGACGTGCCCGGCCGTCCCGCCGCCGGCCAGCAGGACGGACGTCGGGGTCGCGGTGGCCATCAGTCCCTCCCCCTCCGCCCGGGCAGGACGGCGATGGTGCGGCGCACCACGGACGGCTTGGCGGACAGGGCTTCGCCGCACCCCGGTTCGGCCCGGGCGAACGACAGCAGGATGCCGAGCGCCACCATGGTCGTCATGAGCGAGGACCCGCCGTAGGAGACGAGCGGGAGCGGCAGCCCGATGACCGGCAGCAGGCCGATCACGGCACCGATGTTGACGAAGGCCTGCACGACGATCCACGCCATGAAGCCGCCCGTCGCGATCTTGACGAACAGGTCGTCGGTGCGCAGCACGATGCGGTAGCAGATCAGCGCGAAGACGCAGAACAGGCCGAGCAGGACGAGGGTGCCCGGGAGGCCGAGCTCCTCGCCGAGGATCGCGAAGATGAAGTCGTTGTGGGCCTCCGGGAGCCACTGCCACTTCTCCCGGCTCGCGCCGAGGCCGACGCCCCACCAGCCACCGTCGGCGAGGGCGTACCGGCCGTGCAGCGGCTGGCGCGCCGCGCCGTAGGGGTCGGTGTCCTTGCCGAGCCAGACGTCGAACCGGCCCAGCCGGTTGGGGCTGGTCACGATGAGGGTGACCGCGGCGGCGGCCATGCCGGCGACGCCCCAGGCGAACAGCTTGCGCGGGACGCCCGCCGTGAACAGCACGGCGCCGATGATGCCGCCCATGACGATGGCGGTGCCGAGGTCACCGCCGCCGAGCACCAGGCCCAGCGTCACGAGCGCGCACGGCACCAGGAAGGGGACGATGACGTTCTTGACCCGGTCCAGCGAGCGTCGCCGCGCGGACAGCAGTGCGGCGCCCACGAGGACGAGGCCGATCTTGGCGAACTCCGAGGGCTGGATCGTGAAGCTGCCGAAGCCGAGCCAGTTGCGGTTGCCGTTCACGGTGACGCCGAGCGGGGTGAAGACGAGGAGCTGGGCCAGCAGCGAGGCGGCCAGGATCGGCAGCGACATCGCCTTCCAGCCACGGACCGGGATGCGGCTGGCGACGAGCATCGCGATCCCGCCGAGGGCGGCGAAGAGCAGCTGCTTGCGGAAGTAGAGGTACGGGGTGCCGTTGTGGGACTCGACGAGCGACTTCACCGACGAGGCCGACAGCACCATGATCAGCCCGATGACGACGAGCACGACCGAGACCGACAGCAGGACGTAGTAGCTGGTGACGGGCGAGTCGAGCCGGCCCAGCCAGCCGCTGAGGCGCTCGTCGCCGGCGCGCGACGCCTTCCGCGCCCCCGGGGACGCGGTGGTGGCACTGCTCACGGCCTACTCTCCTGCGCTGCCGGCACGACGGGCGACCGCCGCTGCGAAGGCATCGCCCCGCGCGCCGTAGTTGGGGAACATGTCCATCGACGCCGCCGCCGGCGCCAGCAGCACGACGTCACCCGGCTCGGCGAGCTCGGCCGCACGCGTCACGACGACGTCCATGACCCCAGTGTCCGTGCTCGGGACGTCCACGACGGGGACATCCGGCGCGTGTCGGGCGAGCGCCTGCGCGATCTGCTCGCGGTCGGCGCCGATGAGCACGACGCCCCGCAGGCGGCTCGCGGCGTCCTTGACGAGGTCGTCGACGTCGGCGCCCTTGAGCAGGCCCCCCGCCACCCAGACGACCTTCTCGAACGAGTGCAGTGACGCAGCGGCCGCGTGCGGGTTCGTGGCCTTGGAGTCGTCGACGAAGCGGACCCCGTCGACCTCCCCGACCTGGGCGATGCGGTGGGGCTCGGGCCGGAACGCCCGCAGGCCGTCGCGCACCGCGACCGGGGGCACGCCGTAGGCACGGGCGAGCGCTGCGGCGGCGAGGGCGTTCGCGACGTTGTGCGTGGCCAGGACGGCGGAGGACCCCTGCACGTCGGCCAGCGTCGCGAGCTCGGCCGCGGACGTGCGGCGCTCCTCGACGAAGGCGCGGTCGGCGAGGACGTCGTCGACGAGGCCCACCATCGACAGCCCGGGCGTGCCCAGGGTGAAGCCGATGGCCCGGCAGCCCTCCTGCACCTCGGCGTCCATGACGAGCTGCTCGGTCACCGGGTCCTGCACGTTGTAGACGCAGGCGACCTTGGTGTTCGCGTAGACCTTGCCCTTGGCCAGCCGGTAGGCCTCCATCGAGCCGTGCCAGTCGAGGTGGTCGGGCGCGAGGTTGAGGCAGGCGGAGGCGTGCGGGGCCAGCGAGTCCGACCAGTGCAGCTGGAAGCTGGAGAGCTCGACGGCGATGACGTCGTACGGCTCGGGGTGCAGCACGGCCTCGAGGATCGGGGTGCCCACGTTGCCGGCCGCGGTGGCGCGCAGCCCGGCCGCGCGCAGCATCGAGGCGAGCATCTCGACCGTGGTCGTCTTGCCGTTGGTGCCCGTGACGGTGAGCCACGGGGCCGGCCCGACGGCCTGGCGCATGCGCCAGGCGAGCTCGACCTCGCCCCAGACCGGCACGCCTCGGGCGGCGGCCTCGGCGAGCAGGGGTTGGTCCGGCCGCCACCCCGGGGAGGTGACGACAAGGTCGGCGTCCCAGCCCTGCGGCATACCGGCCACGTGCTCGGGGCCCAGGCGGACGTCGACGCCCAGGATGTCGAGGATCCGCGCCCGCTCGCCCAGCGCGGTGTTGACGGCGGGGTCCCCGCCGTCCACGCCGACGACGACGGCTCCGCGCTCGTGCAGGGCGTCCGCGGCGGCGAAGCCGCTCACGCCGAGCCCGGCGACGAGGACGCGCAGCCCGCTCCAGTCGGCGGAGGCGTTGGTGAGGCCGTCGAGGCGGCCCCCGACCGGTGCACCGCTCACTGGGCGCCCACCACCCACTCGGCGTAGAACAGCCCGAGGCCGAGCGCCACGAACAGTCCTGCGACGATCCAGAACCGGATGACGATGGTGACCTCGTTCCAGCCCAGCAGCTCGAAGTGGTGCTGCAACGGCGCCATCCGGAACACCCGCTTGCCGGTGAGCTTGAACGAGCCGACCTGGATGATCACCGACAGCGTGATCGCGACGAACAGGCCGCCCAGGATGATGATGAGCAGCTCGGTGCGGGTGGTGATCGCGAGCCCGGCCAGCGCACCACCGAGGGCGAGCGAGCCGGTGTCACCCATGAAGATCTTGGCCGGCGAGGCGTTCCACCACAGGAAGCCGAAGCACGCACCCATGCAGGCAGCCGCCACCACCGCCAGGTCGCGGCTGTCGCGCACCTCGTAGCACTTCAGGCCCGGGGTGATCTGGCAGTTCTGGTTGCCCTGCCAGATGCCGATGAGGACGTAGGCCGCGAACACCATCACCGAGGCGCCGGTCGCGAGGCCGTCGAGGCCGTCGGTGAGGTTCACGCCGTTGGACGTGCCGGCGATCATGAGGTTGGCCCAGATGACGAACAGGACCAGCCCGATGAGCGGCCCGGCGAAGGCCAGGTTGAAGGGCGTGTCGCGGACGAAGGAGATCTGGGTCGAGGCCGGCGTGCGCCAGTGGCTGTTGGGGAACTGCAGCGCCAGCACGGCGAAGACGACGGCGACCAGCGTCTGGCCCGCGAGCTTCTCCCCGGAGCGCAGGCCGAGGCTGCGCTGCTTGGAGATCTTGATGTAGTCGTCGAGGAAGCCGACCAGCCCCAGCCCCGCCATGAGGAACAGCACGAGGACGCCGCTCCAGGTGAGCGGCGTCATGGTGACGAGGTGGGCGAGGGCGTATGCCCCGAGGCTCGAGCCGATGATGACGGCACCACCCATGGTGGGTGTGCCGCGCTTGGTGTGGTGCGAGGTCGGGCCGTCGTCGCGGATGAACTGCCC
This window encodes:
- the murC gene encoding UDP-N-acetylmuramate--L-alanine ligase, with the translated sequence MNGQNARFDFTEPVPPLEELGAVHFIAIGGSGMSGVARVMLARGTRVSGSDAKESPVLAALAAEGADVHVGHDPAHLEGVDTVVISSAIRETNIELAAARDRGLRVLHRSQALASTMAGSRRVAVAGANGKTTTTSMLTVALQHCGIDPSFAAGGELAKHGTNAHWGTGDVFVAEADESDGSFLVYRPEVAVVTNVQPDHLDFYGTFERVQDAYAEFAASVLPGGLLVACEDDEGSRRLAEQARAAGTRVLTYGWSPQADVVLGQETFRGLMARATLTGPDGEPRVLRVNIPGRHNLLNAAAAYTVAVEGLGQDPTRVLDGLFGFTGTRRRFEPKGSAAGVTVVDDYAHNPGKVAAVVSTGRDLVDGQGRLVVVFQPHLFSRTRDFAREFAAALRPADAVVLMDVYAAREDPVPGVSSQLVADALLDLEPGADVRVVSSWTAVPQVVAGLAADGDLVLTVGAGDVTMIGPEVLRVLAQG
- the murD gene encoding UDP-N-acetylmuramoyl-L-alanine--D-glutamate ligase encodes the protein MSGAPVGGRLDGLTNASADWSGLRVLVAGLGVSGFAAADALHERGAVVVGVDGGDPAVNTALGERARILDILGVDVRLGPEHVAGMPQGWDADLVVTSPGWRPDQPLLAEAAARGVPVWGEVELAWRMRQAVGPAPWLTVTGTNGKTTTVEMLASMLRAAGLRATAAGNVGTPILEAVLHPEPYDVIAVELSSFQLHWSDSLAPHASACLNLAPDHLDWHGSMEAYRLAKGKVYANTKVACVYNVQDPVTEQLVMDAEVQEGCRAIGFTLGTPGLSMVGLVDDVLADRAFVEERRTSAAELATLADVQGSSAVLATHNVANALAAAALARAYGVPPVAVRDGLRAFRPEPHRIAQVGEVDGVRFVDDSKATNPHAAAASLHSFEKVVWVAGGLLKGADVDDLVKDAASRLRGVVLIGADREQIAQALARHAPDVPVVDVPSTDTGVMDVVVTRAAELAEPGDVVLLAPAAASMDMFPNYGARGDAFAAAVARRAGSAGE
- the mraY gene encoding phospho-N-acetylmuramoyl-pentapeptide-transferase, with the translated sequence MKAVLAAAVISLVGALLGTPLFIKFLVRQGYGQFIRDDGPTSHHTKRGTPTMGGAVIIGSSLGAYALAHLVTMTPLTWSGVLVLFLMAGLGLVGFLDDYIKISKQRSLGLRSGEKLAGQTLVAVVFAVLALQFPNSHWRTPASTQISFVRDTPFNLAFAGPLIGLVLFVIWANLMIAGTSNGVNLTDGLDGLATGASVMVFAAYVLIGIWQGNQNCQITPGLKCYEVRDSRDLAVVAAACMGACFGFLWWNASPAKIFMGDTGSLALGGALAGLAITTRTELLIIILGGLFVAITLSVIIQVGSFKLTGKRVFRMAPLQHHFELLGWNEVTIVIRFWIVAGLFVALGLGLFYAEWVVGAQ
- the murG gene encoding undecaprenyldiphospho-muramoylpentapeptide beta-N-acetylglucosaminyltransferase encodes the protein MATATPTSVLLAGGGTAGHVSPLLALADCLRRRHPDLTVTALGTETGLESRLVPDRGYRLLTVPKVPLPRKPSGDLLRLPTNLRGAVRAAERAIEETGAQVVVGFGGYVSTPAYLAARRCHVPVVVHEQNARPGLANRVGARMTTHVATTFPSTRLAHATAIGMPLRPEIAHLDRAVSRAEGLAHFGLDDHWPTLLVTGGSLGAQRLNATFEARAAQLRASGVQVLHLTGAGKEFTPVLEGEGPPYVVAPYTDRMDLAYAAADLVVARAGANTVCELTAVGLPAVYVPLPIGNGEQRFNAADVVAAGGGLLVDDTQATPEWVDSALLPLLTDRARVDAMAAAAASVGERGADELLADMVEAAYAESLEGRQ
- the ftsW gene encoding putative lipid II flippase FtsW, with amino-acid sequence MSSATTASPGARKASRAGDERLSGWLGRLDSPVTSYYVLLSVSVVLVVIGLIMVLSASSVKSLVESHNGTPYLYFRKQLLFAALGGIAMLVASRIPVRGWKAMSLPILAASLLAQLLVFTPLGVTVNGNRNWLGFGSFTIQPSEFAKIGLVLVGAALLSARRRSLDRVKNVIVPFLVPCALVTLGLVLGGGDLGTAIVMGGIIGAVLFTAGVPRKLFAWGVAGMAAAAVTLIVTSPNRLGRFDVWLGKDTDPYGAARQPLHGRYALADGGWWGVGLGASREKWQWLPEAHNDFIFAILGEELGLPGTLVLLGLFCVFALICYRIVLRTDDLFVKIATGGFMAWIVVQAFVNIGAVIGLLPVIGLPLPLVSYGGSSLMTTMVALGILLSFARAEPGCGEALSAKPSVVRRTIAVLPGRRGRD
- a CDS encoding cell division protein FtsQ/DivIB — protein: MSGRSTPRGLASSRDRFQQRATFARRRPLRLWGYAAGAVAVVALLVWLVAWSPVLAVRSVEVVGVPEAEVAPITALAKVPMGEPLARVDTRGVAARVAERATLADVSIERSWPSTLVIHASPRVPFLVVKNPQGQLKVVDETGVAYAEVTTAPKGVPVVSAASDAALSQDALATAVSVVRVLPDSLQRRVSAVTVSSANLVTMKVGRTTIVWGGVAEPERKLAIVEALLRTPHSVIDVSAPNTPVTR